GGTCGATCTCTGGCATGTTCGGCCACTCGGGCTTGCGCGTGCATGGGCCGTGCCGGAACGCCATGCCATCGAGCTTTGCCTGCAGGCCGTGAAGGCCGGCCTTCTCGAACTGCGCTGGGACATTCTGTGCCCGCGCTGCCGGGTCGCGAAGGCCTGGGCCGGCGGTCTCGATCGCCTGCCCACGGGCGCCCATTGCAGCTCGTGCAACATCGATTACGACCGTGATTTCTCGAAGAATGTCGAGGCGAGCTTTCGCCCGGCAGCGGCTATCCGTGCGCTGGAATCCGGCGAATATTGCATGTGGGGACCGATGTCGGTGCCCCATGTGCGGGCGCAGATCCATCTGGCGCCGGCCGAGATCCGTGACCTGCCGGGTCACCTCGCCCGGGGTCCCTATCGCCTGCGCACCCTGGAACCGGGACCGGAATGCGACATCGTGCATGACGGCGCGGCCTTCCCGGCCGTGATCATCGGCAGGGATGACGTCAGTGCCGGCCAACCGGCGCCGGCCGGCAGGCTGCGCTTCGAGAATCACAGCGACCGCCCGCGCATCGCCATCATCGAAAGCCGGCATTGGGTGGCCGATTGCCTGACCGCCGACCGCCTCACCGCGCTGCAGGCCTTCCGCGACCTCTTTTCCGAAGACGTGCTGCGACCCGGCGACGAAGTCTCGGTCGGCCGCGTCACCCTGCTCTTCTCCGACCTCAAGGCCTCGACGGCGCTTTACCAGCAGATCGGCGATGCCGCCGCCTATCACCTGGTGCGCGATCACTTCGCCTTCATGGCCGACATCATCCGCCACCATGACGGGGCGGTGGTGAAGACCATCGGCGATGCGGTCATGGCTGCCTTCGCGAAGCCCGAGGACGGCTTGCGCGCCGCCCTCGCGATCCAGCGCGACCTCGCAGCGCGGGGCGACGCCGAGAGCAACCGGGCGATCATCGTCAAGCTCGGCCTCCACCAGGGCCCCAGCATCGCCGTGACCCTCAACGACCGGCTGGATTATTTCGGCTCGACCGTCAACATGGCGGCCCGCCTCCAGGGGCAAAGTGTGGGCGGCGATATCGTCCTGTCGCAGGAGATGATCGACGATCCCACCGTCGCACCCGCCTTGGGCGGGTTGCAGCCACTGCCCTACCGCGCGGCGCTCAAGGGATTTGCCGAGCCGCTGACCTTCTACCGGATCACACCCTAAGGGAATTTTTAACCATACTTAGGCTGAATATCGGCGCTATCTGCTTGACGTCGCACCTCTTTTTGGCCCAAGAGGGGTCATGAGCGCCACCAACTCACCCATGGCCACGAGCGAGGCCGAGCAGCGTTTTCGCGAACTGAGCGCGCGCGCCGTTGGCTCCAACGTCAATGAGCGGTCGCTGCTGGCGACCGACTATCTCAACCACATCAATGAAATCGTGATGCTGCTCGAGATCGTGCCGGACGCGCCGGAATGCCTGGATGATTGCAAGGCCTGGGAACCGCTGGAGTATACCGAGCATTTCCGCAATTCCGGCATCGCCGACCGCGAGCTTGCGATCGAGGCCTATCCCTTTTCGCCGCCGCAATACAAAGAGCCTTTCGACCAGCTGGTGCGCGAGATGAACCGCCTCATCGCCATCTCCATCAAGCGGCTGGATGTGATCCTCGCCGAGGGCAATGAAGATCAGACCCGCCATGTGGCGGCGCGCGCCTCGCAGAACCTGCAGGACCTCATCGGCCAGGCCTCGGCCATCATCCATGGCGACGATCATGTCATCGACCAGGCCCAGATCGACGCGTTGATGCAGCTCTGAAGGCTTGATGCCGGCGCTATTCGTCCCACATCCTGGGTTCAGGCTGTAGAGGGATCGAAGTCATGCGTCGCATTCTGCTGGTCATCGCGTCACTGCTGCTGGCAACGCAGCCGGTGCGCGCGGAAGCGCCCTTTACCGTCACGACCCTCACCGATGGTCTCGAACATCCCTGGACGATCGCCGTGACACCCGACGACAAGGTGCTGGTGACCGAAAGGCCGGGCCGCCTGCGCCACATCGATCCCGCGAGCGGCAAGGCCCGCAAGATCGGCGGCCTGCCGGACATCCGTGTTCAAAGCGAATCCGGCCTGATGGGCATGGCGCTCGACCCGGCCTTTGCCGAGAACGGCCATCTCTATCTCTGCTATTCGACCGGCGGTGTGTTGAGTGCCGGCAACCGCCTGTCGCGCTTCACCCTCAAGGGCAATGCGCTGCAGGACGAGCTGGTGCTGATCGACGATCTGCCGGGTGCCCGCTGGCACAATGGCTGTCGCGTCGCCATGTCCCCGGACGGATTCCTCTATGCCAGCATGGGCGATGCGACCGAGGCCGCCGACGCC
This Rhodospirillaceae bacterium DNA region includes the following protein-coding sequences:
- a CDS encoding adenylate/guanylate cyclase domain-containing protein, with the translated sequence MSDLQSRSWTWRFKNPPAAIWPLLADTARFNEAANLPRHKITEIPGPDGAVAYYGAVKMGPFDIKWQERPVNWVSEQFFEHIRDFSSGPLAQLGAHLEIKADAESGGATGTYTLSAAPRNWIGRLLLGTKFFNASGETFGRLVAEADRYAAGETPTIFTYAAPGVSPETRTKLDRMVAEIEATPNGHDLARRLADHVLTAQEVDLWHVRPLGLARAWAVPERHAIELCLQAVKAGLLELRWDILCPRCRVAKAWAGGLDRLPTGAHCSSCNIDYDRDFSKNVEASFRPAAAIRALESGEYCMWGPMSVPHVRAQIHLAPAEIRDLPGHLARGPYRLRTLEPGPECDIVHDGAAFPAVIIGRDDVSAGQPAPAGRLRFENHSDRPRIAIIESRHWVADCLTADRLTALQAFRDLFSEDVLRPGDEVSVGRVTLLFSDLKASTALYQQIGDAAAYHLVRDHFAFMADIIRHHDGAVVKTIGDAVMAAFAKPEDGLRAALAIQRDLAARGDAESNRAIIVKLGLHQGPSIAVTLNDRLDYFGSTVNMAARLQGQSVGGDIVLSQEMIDDPTVAPALGGLQPLPYRAALKGFAEPLTFYRITP